In Hippoglossus stenolepis isolate QCI-W04-F060 chromosome 5, HSTE1.2, whole genome shotgun sequence, one genomic interval encodes:
- the ppp1r3ab gene encoding uncharacterized protein ppp1r3ab, producing MEFVGQPRLSGTCNLLGVPGPSSLDEDSDEGEDVICIRPKSSPLPRRRSSSTDEEWEPEPPLSGSRRVSFADSKGLSLVQVKEFDTWDVPKLPGYGSPECEGTEAEEYFLSPHTFSLPLSTEELFVKVRDQRLELETIELLHNKTTILKGVIRVLNISFSKTVYVRTTLDAWSSYFDLLAEFVPCSNDSLMDCFSFKLTLVPPFGEQGARVEFCLRYETPVGTFWANNNNRNYVLFCHQRVKDKPQRDNVNKKSCLKTVSQNFFAENISTTDASPEESTSAISVVSKYAEEATTMKAKQISDGEDGQKTKNENRRISSRRSGRKAARIARAQREKGGSDTEREETPPEAKQAACEEKQVEKHSDVPSLSEGGNRSELSQVVSEALETCSKSLLDVLHDTSLGDDSRSNSEPEKPESRHLTDSATLTGGGSATDTSDKPLHSHDESAPAKSVCRAEGETQEQHTSYESANNSVVNSVTSVVTSDSLVSQNTNFTFGTVVAPLYQQMFGRAGCESENLGEWGNPIQATLSIGESTHSYPHSEGKESCGTLLTDLRNNADTSQGNVINTQESHQENLDATSNNPPNEEEQTGLYETAGDIQDSIENLLHPGEVVQGCTNASDFPKTLSGAEVNILHTDLLSTQVPTESLHQQGDAQEDSLSCDFQNQKTKEEAAQAQPSENTSSKTISKRDTTEADDVTASVENLLLPLQPDGDETVQQTSKGGEDDIEDCKHTPVSTTKASPEVDNLVEPDEDLTPNTVHHSAARQTENIYMSNGEDAEGNYSSTPGTSQETQTETQRETQTETRNGEEQNKLTNNRYEDEKEHSGEAEVNDEEDESMTQATVRDNHTCGNDTFVESKEEESLKDEPMSAAILREDLADTTEENNWEMMVEEDEKNILADQEENKATCLKADTETEQGGRSEDTGIETELEDRNSAERGKGLAEELSDAGENGTEAKEAEGLEDKESDGEEIWKVGELENVQAKNTEKKEAEEEHRDGDIEMEKGEEQEETELEKEQHFAEMQEVSIGRNGVREEEEIEGEEEMQTDLNNGDDDGVVWDDQVKPREENAEEENPNYEVEIALDGAGDSEVVDPDSESMTAEDGEDEVSCFEEMLDVTQVKEEGLSAQMNRVQACNKDREEGSAHIPAEIYFYKEEDFQGTENDTNNRSEAERLSSAMEGDSCILTDEPESDQTGHDSAESDSDDEVELYMHCLRAVHTGAQANKDKNKDKNKDTGFSMGKRPSVNRGKLLSTPMPSITESLDEDPHLSCHQDNHEDTDAADVQPAAAAPSLLGGQETVNTNVSWWKETFSCSNLSRTLLCITLLVFFFVVAYHYDFFACFGLYLISVVWLCFQGERKPSKNNNRIG from the exons ATGGAGTTTGTGGGACAGCCGAGACTTTCCGGGACCTGTAACCTCCTAGGAGTGCCAGGCCCCAGCTCCTTGGACGAAGACAGTGATGAGGGTGAAGATGTTATTTGCATCAGGCCCAAATCCTCTCCCCTCCCACGGAGAAGGAGCTCTTCCACTGACGAGGAATGGGAGCCCGAGCCGCCCCTCAGCGGCTCCAGGAGAGTGTCCTTTGCAGACTCCAAGGGCCTCAGTTTGGTGCAAGTGAAGGAGTTTGACACATGGGATGTGCCGAAGCTGCCAGGGTACGGCTCCCCTGAGTGTGAAGGtacagaggcagaggagtacttcctgtctcctcacaCGTTCTCCCTTCCGTTGTCCACTGAGGAGCTGTTCGTCAAAGTGCGGGACCAGAGGTTGGAGCTGGAGACAATCGAGTTACTTCACAATAAGACGACAATACTGAAAGGCGTGATCCGTGTCCTCAACATCTCCTTCAGTAAGACAGTGTATGTCCGAACTACGTTGGACGCCTGGTCCAGCTACTTTGACCTCCTGGCAGAGTTCGTCCCCTGTTCCAATGACAGTCTGATGGATTGCTTCTCATTCAAGCTCACCTTGGTGCCCCCGTTCGGGGAGCAGGGAGCCAGAGTGGAGTTTTGTCTGCGGTACGAGACTCCTGTGGGGACATTCTgggccaacaacaacaacaggaattATGTGCTGTTCTGTCACCAGAGGGTGAAAGACAAACCACAGAGGGACAACGTGAACAAGAAAAGCTGCCTTAAGACAGTCAG TCAGAACTTCTTTGCGGAAAACATCTCAACCACGGATGCTTCTCCTGAGGAGAGTACTTCAGCTATTTCAG TTGTGTCAAAATATGCAGAGGAAGCGACCACGATGAAAGCCAAGCAAATCTCTGATGGTGAAGATGGACAAAAAACAAAG AACGAGAATAGACGAATCAGCAGCCGAAGAAGTGGCAGGAAGGCCGCGCGGATCGCTCGGGCccaaagagagaagggagggagcgACACTGAAAGGGAGGAAACCCCTCCAGAAGCAAAACAGGCAGCATGTGAAGAAAAGCAGGTGGAAAAGCATTCAGATGTGCCGTCACTGTCCGAGGGAGGCAACAGATCAGAACTTTCTCAGGTTGTTTCAGAGGCCctggaaacatgcagcaaaTCCCTTCTTGATGTTCTACATGATACGTCACTGGGGGATGACAGCAGATCTAACAGCGAGCCAGAGAAACCTGAGAGCAGACATTTGACTGACTCTGCAACATTAACAGGTGGTGGGAGTGCCACGGATACGTCAGATAAACCATTGCATTCACATGACGAGTCTGCTCCTGCAAAGTCAGTCTGCAGAGCTGAGGGTGAAACTCAGGAGCAACACACAAGCTATGAATCCGCTAACAACTCTGTGGTCAACAGTGTAACTTCAGTAGTGACCAGTGACAGCCTTGTTAGCCAAAACACCAACTTCACATTTGGAACTGTGGTGGCTCCACTGTATCAGCAGATGTTTGGGAGAGCGGGATGTGAGAGTGAAAACTTAGGTGAGTGGGGAAATCCTATTCAAGCAACACTGAGTATTGGAGAATCAACTCATAGTTATCCTCACTCTGAAGGGAAAGAGAGCTGCGGCACTCTTCTAACAGATCTTAGAAATAACGCTGACACATCTCAGGGAAATGTGATTAACACTCAGGAATCACACCAAGAGAACTTAGATGCCACTTCAAATAATCCTCCCAATGAGGAAGAGCAGACAGGTTTGTATGAGACGGCAGGTGACATTCAGGACAGTATAGAAAATCTACTGCATCCAGGTGAGGTCGTACAGGGCTGCACAAATGCATCTGATTTTCCTAAAACTCTGTCTGGAGCAGAAGTAAATATTTTACATACAGATTTGTTAAGTACACAAGTACCCACTGAGAGTTTACATCAGCAGGGAGATGCACAGGAAGACAGTCTGTCATGTGACTTTCAAAACcaaaaaactaaagaagaagCAGCACAGGCTCAGCCTTCAGAGAATACAAGTTCAAAAACTATATCTAAAAGAGATACAACTGAAGCGGATGACGTCACTGCCAGTGTAGAAAATTTGCTTCTGCCACTTCAGCCTGATGGTGATGAGACAGTCCAACAAACCAGCAAGGGTGGAGAAGATGACATAGAagattgtaaacacacaccagtaTCAACAACCAAGGCATCTCCAGAGGTGGATAACCTTGTAGAACCTGATGAAGATTTGACACCCAACACAGTCCATCATTCAGCTGCAAGACAAACTGAGAATATCTACATGTCTAATGGTGAAGATGCTGAGGGAAACTATTCCTCAACACCCGGGACCTCTCAGGAAACTCAGACAGAAACTCAGAGAGAAACTCAGACAGAAACTAGAAATGGGGAGGAACAAAACAAGTTGACTAACAATCGGTATGAGGATGAAAAAGAACATTCAGGTGAAGCTGAGGTCAACGACGAGGAAGATGAGTCAATGACACAAGCAACAGTGAGGGACAATCACACATGTGGCAATGATACGTTTGTGGAGTCGAAAGAGGAAGAATCTTTAAAAGATGAACCAATGTCAGCAGCCATACTACGGGAGGATTTAGCAGACACTACTGAAGAGAATAACTGGGAAATGATGGTTGAAGAGGACGAGAAGAATATTTTAGCAGATCAGGAGGAAAACAAGGCAACGTGTTTAAAAGCAGACACTGAGACAGAGCAAGGAGGACGCTCAGAGGACACAGGGATAGAGACAGAATTAGAAGACAGAAATTCAGCAGAGAGGGGAAAAGGCCTGGCCGAGGAGCTCAGTGATGCAGGGGAGAACGGGACTGAGGCTAAAGAAGCCGAGGGGCTGGAGGACAAGGAGAGCGATGGAGAGGAAATATGGAAGGTGGGAGAATTAGAAAATGTTCAAgccaaaaatacagaaaagaaagaagctgaGGAGGAACACAGAGATGGGGATATTGAAATGGAGAAGGGAGAGGAACAAGAGGAGACAGAGTTAGAGAAAGAACAACACTTTGCAGAGATGCAAGAGGTCAGTATCGGAAGGAACGGTGTccgagaagaggaggagatagaaggggaggaggaaatgCAAACAGATTTGAACAATGGAGATGATGATGGCGTGGTGTGGGACGATCAAGTAAAACCAAGGGAGGAAAACGCAGAGGAGGAGAATCCAAATTACGAGGTGGAGATTGCATTGGATGGAGCAGGAGACTCAGAGGTTGTAGATCCAGACTCAGAGAGCATGACAGCAGAGGACGGAGAAGATGAAGTGTCGTGTTTTGAAGAGATGTTAGACGTCACACAAGTTAAGGAGGAGGGTTTATCTGCTCAGATGAACCGTGTGCAGGCCTGTAACaaagacagggaggagggaagTGCACACATTCCagctgaaatatatttttacaaagaGGAGGATTTTCAAGGCACTGAGAATGACACAAATAACCGATCAGAAGCTGAGCGTTTGTCCTCGGCCATGGAGGGAGACTCGTGCATTTTAACAGATGAGCCCGAAAGTGACCAAACAGGCCACGACAGCGCAGAGTCCGACTCAGACGACGAGGTGGAGTTGTACATGCACTGTCTCAGGGCTGTTCACACTGGGGCTCAGgccaacaaagacaaaaacaaagacaaaaacaaagacacggGTTTCAGTATGGGTAAAAGGCCGTCTGTAAACCGGGGCAAACTGCTTTCCACGCCCATGCCCTCCATCACTGAGTCTCTGGATGAAGACCCACACCTCAGCTGCCATCAGGACAACCACGAAGACACGGATGCAGCAGATGTCCAACCTGCAGCCGCAGCTCCGTCACTGCTGGGCGGACAGGAGACAGTGAATACAAACGTTTCCTGGTGGAAAGAGACTTTTTCCTGCAGCAACCTATCAAGGACTTTGCTATGCATCAcattgttggtgtttttttttgtcgtgGCTTACCATTATGacttttttgcttgttttgggCTCTACTTGATATCAGTGGTTTGGCTCTGCTTTcaaggagagagaaaaccaTCGAAGAATAACAACAGAATAGGTTGA